In Citrus sinensis cultivar Valencia sweet orange chromosome 3, DVS_A1.0, whole genome shotgun sequence, the sequence TGCTATACGGCAATGCATGGACTAATTCTCgtttcttttatcttcttcttttctttgtttttctaaCAGTATACTATGAACTTTAAGTCTCTATCTCTTTAATTCCAGACCATTTATTAAACTTCCTACGGGGGTGGTTTGGTATATTATCCTGCTTGTGAAATGGATACATGAAAAGTTGGGCCTCAGGACATATAACCATTCTCTATCAGCTTGTTACATCGTTCAATTAGCCTCTCGCACCAGAACCTTTGACTGCATTGCTGCACAAAAACATATTGGATACTCACCAGTTGTCTCCCTGGAAGTAGGTGACTTTTTGATCTGATGTCTTTCTTCTTAcatatattgatttttatcaTCTATCTTTTGTTCTATGtgtttttcatttcatatgTTCTGTTAGTATTTCTGATTTCAAGTCCTTAATTCTaggaaatttatgaaatcaatttttataatccTTAGGATTCCTGTTACCTCCTTATTTTTACTAAAGTTAGGACTATTGTCATTATTTGTGGTTATATCTTGTTTTTGTTGGACACAGCAATAAGACCAAGTAGAACTAGATGGTCAGACCATGTGGCACTAGGTCCAAATCTGAAGGGAAAGAATATCAATTGTCCGATGGAAGGATTTTTGTTTGgcttcagtttttttttttcgtttcttTTTGTCTTCCTCTTTAAGTTTCGGTTTTATTAATCTTATGGTGGCAAAAGATGACTATCCATAGAGGATCGGGGAATTATGGATTCATGGTGCATTTTTTGAAGTTAGTATTTGTCATATGAAGGCCCAAGAAGCAATCTTATTGAAGTGGCTCTATTGTTTTTCTTGGCATGTCCAATACtcattttttgacaatttaacAGTTAAAACTAGGTGGTTAGGCATCACTTTCTAATGTAGTTCGTTGagatattaaaaatacatCTTTGGTGTGgaacattttgtttattaagaAATGATAAGAGATGAGGAAAGGGTTAGAAGGAAAAGATTGCTTGAAGGCCACTTCTGTTGTTTTATTGGACGGAATATGTAAGACAGGGATTTGTTTTCCTATCTTCAAGTAGTCAAAAGGGAGAGATTTGCCACTCACTTGGGTTCATGTGTGAAGTTCTCACCTTGGTCTCTGAGGGTTCAGCTTCAGTCTCTTTGACAATTGCATTGATTTTGCTGCGTTCAGGACAATGCTTTGCTTCCTTTACCTGTTTACTCCATGCCCTTTTTTCTcttgtcttttcttttcttctttcttacTGCCTAATAAGTGTTGTTGGATCTACAATGAGAGCAATTGATTCTATTGCATGGTACCATATGCTGGGCAGGCTGCTTCTCCATTTCCTATATTGGAATTTACTAGCATGATTAGCCAATTATTGCTATGGAAATTTGAGTTGTCGGACATTTTGCTTATGCCTGTGATGGTTGTTCATTCTGCAGGAAGGTGTCTCTTCAACCATTCAGTCATTCTCTCATTTAGCCAGGGACTCCTCTTTAGCTTATTCCAGAGACTTTAATGAACAATCAAAAGTGGAGAAGCTACTAGGCGGAGGGAAAGGTTGGAAActtaaataacattttttgaAATGGCTCAAAAGTCAACCTAAGACAACATATGGCTGTAGATTATGCATGGTTAAAATTCAGTTTTTACTGGTATATGTTGTGGGATCATTAGCTTATCCTAAGATCTTTTAAAAGTCAGCAGTTAATTTTGTGCGACAAATTAAATGGTTGGATATCAAACATGATAGACATGGCAAACATGGATCTAGAGACCTGGTTGGCTGGATTTTGCTTGGCTAGCTACTAATCATTTGCCACAGCACATGTTGCTGGTCTTGGCAGAACCAGTTTGTTGTTCTAGGCTTGGCTTTCTTTAATATCACTGTATTGCAgacaaaggaaaaagaaaatttaatttgcatcTTTAAGCACTGAAaagtaaagcatatttctgtGTGGAAATTACATGGTCTGTATAAATCAAACGTCATAACAGAATAATCAGACGGCCGGAAATGATCATCAGTAGAACAGCTTACGAAGCAGAACCTGCTTTTAAGTTTAGACATAGTTTGTTCCTAGGATATTTCTTATGtgaatattattgttttttgaccTTGAGGTATATCAGTGCAGTTGCAGACATTTTGCTGTGGAAAGATGAGaagaaaacatttacatacTTCCTTGTTCTGGTTCTGttattttattggttttttCTTGGTGGAAGTACTTTGATCTCATCTGCGGCCAAGCTTCTTTTGCTGCTTTCTGCTGTCCTTTTTGGATATGGCATTTTACCATCAAACATGTAAGTATGGATGGTCATTGAGGCTTAGTATTTCGTTTTTTGTTCCCTTGCGTGTAACTAGCTCTCCAAAATCAGCCATGTTTCCCTCTTATTCAACATTTGTTTTATTCACTTAATtttcactattatttttcccctTCCCTTTTCGTATGCATGTATGCCAAGGTCACCCCACTAGAGTACCGTTTTCCATATGGTGGAATTTGTTCTTTCTAATTGCTTGTTGGATTATGCCACTGatgtttcttcaaaatttctgAATTCATTGTCCAGAATTTAGAGTGTTTTAGCATCATAAATAATGTGTACTCGATTTTCAAATGAGCCCTCCCTTGATTTTGATCCGGCTATATTGTTAAGCTCATTTGTTTCAgaagattatttaattctgTTGACTATTTGCCTTCCTTATGCAGATTTGGCTTCAATGTTAAGCGCATATCTCCATCTTGTTTTGAACTTTCAGAAACAGCGATAAAAGATTCAATTGCAAGAATATCATTTTTGTGGAACATGGGGTTTCGGAATATAAGATTGTTGGCTAAAGGAGATGATTGGAATAACTTCTTCAAGGTATGCAGTGCATATTACATTAAAGTTTCCAAAACTCATCTTCCAGGCAATTTTTATGATAACCACTTCTTAATAAAGTAAGCTGGAAATCAAGGTCGTTTTGTTTGATAATGACACCTTGTTAGCCTCAGAGTGACATATGGTTAGCCTCCTTTTGCACTGTGCCCTTAGAACATTTTTTCTTGGCCTTAAACCACATTGAAATTTATACAGGTTGCAGGTTCTCTTTATCTTTCCAAATTGATGTTGCAGTCCTTCACTTGGTCAATTGGCTTAGGTAAGCAACTATTGATCTTCCTATTCCTCAGTGGTTCTAGTTGATATTCgaacatttttcatttttcaaattgacGTTCTTCGGAATTTAATGCAGCTCTGGTTTTTGCATTCACTGCATTCTTCGTTTATGAACAATATGAACCGGAGATTGATGGATTAGCAAAATTCTTGTTCAACTATTTGAAAAAGTCAAAGGCGTCGTTGATAAGAAATGTACCCGCTCCATTTGTGTCATTTCTCTATGACTGCAAGATCCTGCATGAACATAAAGCGCCTACTGAGGGAAATGATCGGAAGCGGCTCCAATGAGTGAATGCATGAGAATTTCTTTTAGCTCATTTTAGATGCTTGTACATGATTTGTTAGCTCGATTAGTTGCCTGTAACAAATATATGGCGAGAATGTGGTGTCCCCAAGAAAAACGAGAGGGggtagaaaaggaaaaagacgGGCTATATTCACATGGATCAAATTcaggtttcttttttttttcccccttttcaTTATTACTAATCATCATTAACAAATCTGACTTTGAACACATAACGTTGAAAAGGAATTTGCTAGCCAATTTCAGAACTTAAAGCAAGTTTTCCCACCTTTTGCTAACGCTTCTCTTCTACAGTTGTACATGCAATGTTTTTATGAATAGAAAAACAACTAATACAGTAAACGATTAAACCAATATTGCATAAAATTAGAACTGTCCTTTTAAAGGCGCTGTTGTGTTTGATTCTCCACCGGAAGGAAAGTGTTCATCACGATTTCCAAATCTTGTTTCTCGTAGCTTCGGAAGCGTAGACAGCACCTCGTTCATATTGGGACGATCCTCAGGATTTGAGGAAGTACAAGCCAAGGCCAGTTTAAAGAGCTCTTCCAATATTTGGTACTGCTCCTGCTCTTCATAAATACTCAAAACCAGCCTAGGGTCTGTGATTTGACGAACCCCGTTGATTCCATTTGCCACAGCTTTCTCCACAAGTTGACGCAAGCTGATAGGCGACAACCCATTCTCTGCATCCAGTCCTGTTGGCCTCCGTTTTGTCAAGAACTCCATGACCACTATACCAAAGCTAAACACATCTACTTTAGTCGCGACTGTCCTCATGTACGCAAACTCTGATGAGAAAGAACACATATATGATTTAGTACAAGACTTCTATAGAAATCATGACCTGTAATAAGGAAACACTGATGAGCTTGAAAGATTTACCTGGTGCCAAGTAGCCAATAGTGCCTTGAAAAGCTGATGATAATGAGGAGACATCTTGTAGATGAACATCCAACATTCGAGACGTACCAAAATCGCTCACATGAGCCTCAAAGTCTCTGTCTAAGAGAATATTGGAAGGCTTCAAGTCACAGTGAACAATGGGGAAGTCATAACCTGAATGCAAATAATCCAACCCACTGGCAACGGAAATAAGAACATCTATTCTTTTGGGCAGCGTCCACCTTGAGTGATCCACCCCAGGTCCATGTATAACGCTTTCCAAGCTTCCATTTTCCATGTATTCAAGAACCAATGCCTTGAGTTTCCCACTTTCCCAAGCATACCCCAGCACCTTAACCAGATTCCTGTGCTTCAGCTTCGATAAGGTTTTGGCCTCGCGGTAGAAGCTCTTGTCAGACTCTGCAGAGAATTGATGGAAATTCAGTTTTTTCACTGCTACAATCTGCCCATCTTCCAGTCGACCTCTGTAAACAGTACTCAAACTGCTGTTACCAATAATGTTGTTTTCACTGAAGAAGCCGGTAGCATTTTCTAATTCTGTTCGATCAAACCTTTTTAGTGTCATCGCGGAAATGAACTCTGGTTCTTGATCTTGGGCCTCAACCCTTTCTGATGTCCTATTTTTGGCATATCGATATCGACGGAGTGTTAACATCAGTAGCACTAGAACTAGAACTAGAACCACAGCAACTGAGCAGCGAAGTACCAACTTTGTCCTCTTGGATAAATGGTGTGAGTTTTTCCTTGATGAGCTGCATGATCTGAGAGTTTTTGTTCCGCAGAGAGCTTGGTTTCCGACCAAACTAGACATGTTAATGCTTCTGAATATGCCAGTTTCAGGAACGTGGCCTTCAAGTTGATTGAAAGAAAGGTTCAGTTGTTTCAAGGCGGAAAGACTGCCCAGGCGTTCCGGGATGATGCCCGTCAACTTGTTGTGAGAAAGGTCTAGCGAGCTAAGATGCTTCAAATTTGCCAACTCTTCAGGAATTTCACCGTCTAAACCATTTTTTGAAAGGTTC encodes:
- the LOC102607843 gene encoding 3beta-hydroxysteroid-dehydrogenase/decarboxylase isoform X1, whose amino-acid sequence is MPFDEAIPRTCVVLNGRGFVGRSLVLRLLELGKCIVRVTDSTQSLQLDPSESNSLLPDSLSSGRAEYHQVDVRDISQIKKVLEGASTVFYVDATDLNTDDFYNCYMIIVQGAKNVVTACRECKVRRLVYNSTADVVFDGSHDIHNGDETLTCCWKFQDLMCDLKAQAEALVLFANNIDGLLTCALRPSNVFGPGDTQLVPLLVNLAKPGWTKFITGSGENMSDFTYVENVAHAHVCAAEALDSRMVSVAGMAFFITNLEPIKFWDFLSIILEGLGYQRPFIKLPTGVVWYIILLVKWIHEKLGLRTYNHSLSACYIVQLASRTRTFDCIAAQKHIGYSPVVSLEEGVSSTIQSFSHLARDSSLAYSRDFNEQSKVEKLLGGGKVADILLWKDEKKTFTYFLVLVLLFYWFFLGGSTLISSAAKLLLLLSAVLFGYGILPSNIFGFNVKRISPSCFELSETAIKDSIARISFLWNMGFRNIRLLAKGDDWNNFFKVAGSLYLSKLMLQSFTWSIGLALVFAFTAFFVYEQYEPEIDGLAKFLFNYLKKSKASLIRNVPAPFVSFLYDCKILHEHKAPTEGNDRKRLQ